ATTCATCCAACTAAGGCTTACAAGATGAACAATGCTGTGTTGATGGACGACGGGGAAAATCCTGTAGTTGTAAATTCTAGTTATAACAACGGTATTGGCGGCTATACAAGTCAAGCTGTAACAGAAGAAGGTAATCGTATTACTTTCAGTGATACGACAACAGCTGATGCGGTTTTCTATCAACCAAAACCATTCGTTGGATATCCACACGTACAGGGGATGTACCCCATCGGCGACTATGCTGATAAATGGACTGAAACAAGGTTGCTGTTTTTCGTAGTTGCGTTTAAGAAAGCCGCTGTCTTGATGGGGTTTGATTATGCATACAAATTTACACGTGAGATTGCTTCAGAGATGGCTGTTTTCTTGCCTATTGATTCAGATGGCGAGCCAGATTGGGCTTGCCTTGGCAATCTAAGGCTTGCCAAGGCATCGAAATCTTTGGTTGATATTTCAACATGGAAGAATTTCGAGATTGGAAGCCTGTTTGACATCGTTAAAGGAACCCGTTTAACGAAGGCGAACATGAAGCCAGGAGATATTCGTTTTATCGGGTCATCGGCAATGAATAATGGCTGGACGACAAGTATCAAGAATGATGAGCATTTGCATCCAGCCAACACATTGACTGTTTGCTATAACGGCAGCGTTGGCGAGACCTTTTATCAGGATGCACCATTTTGGGCATCGGATGATGTCAATGTTTTATATCCGAAGTTCAAAATGAATGAGCGTATTGGGA
This Streptococcus urinalis 2285-97 DNA region includes the following protein-coding sequences:
- a CDS encoding restriction endonuclease subunit S, encoding MNKIDTSEWKPFEVGKLFDIHPTKAYKMNNAVLMDDGENPVVVNSSYNNGIGGYTSQAVTEEGNRITFSDTTTADAVFYQPKPFVGYPHVQGMYPIGDYADKWTETRLLFFVVAFKKAAVLMGFDYAYKFTREIASEMAVFLPIDSDGEPDWACLGNLRLAKASKSLVDISTWKNFEIGSLFDIVKGTRLTKANMKPGDIRFIGSSAMNNGWTTSIKNDEHLHPANTLTVCYNGSVGETFYQDAPFWASDDVNVLYPKFKMNERIGMFIAPLIRSVGQRYAFVDKWRMEVMEHGEIKLPVDKEGIPDWAYMDSFMSTVLKECESALTSIKEVG